The DNA sequence TTTCCATTTTGAAAACCAGGATTATCTGCGGTATGCTTTACGTATTCCAGTCAAAAAGGTTTGAAATTGAGGTTTATGCCTATGTCCTCATGAATAACCATTATTATTTGCTCCTCAAAGCCAAAAAGTCCGATATTTCTCAAGGCATGCAATGGTTTGGCACTACATATACACGCCGGCATAATATAAAACACTCCGAAAAACCTGATGTTGAAATTCCCCAAAATGGCACGTATTAAGAGATACCAACCCCAAAGGCCATCCTGGAGAAAGCTGCAAAGGTGTTAAAATGCAATACCAGTGGTTTCTTACAATCCTCCAGGATATGCGATTCAAATAAGCTAAATCGTGATGTATTAAGCTATCTTTCTTGTGAACGCCGAAAAATAAAGAGAAAGGGGACATAAGTTGTTTTTCTTCTTGATATCTAACGGTATTGTGTTATAAGATGCAAACGGTTAATGTAAGGGTTTTAACAATAGTGAAAAATAAACCAAAACATACGATAAAGGCAAACCCCGAGCAATCGGGGGACGCAAAGTAAAGGGTCTTTCAACGCACAGGGACGTGAGTTACACAAGATAGCTTTACTGCACAAGAAAAGACAGCCTTACTGCCGAAGATGTTTTAAAATAAATATCTTTGCAGTAAGGCTTGTTTGTTTTAAAGGATAATGGCAATAAGTGTTTCACGTATAATTACCTTAAAGAAAAAAGTTGATTCAAAGAATTAAGGTAAAAGTACACGATAATCATCAAACCCGGAGGATGGCTATGGTAAAACGAAAGAATAACCGTTTAAAACTTATATCCCTGACATTAAAAGACTCTCTTGCCAGGTATCGAGTTACATTGTCAGATACATCCCTTGGTGTTGTCGCTAGTGATTTGATGAAATCTCTCGGCAATTGTGATCGCGGTTGCGCTCTTGACTGCAAAGATGGCTGTATAGACGAGTGCAAGGATACCAGAAAAGGATAGTGAAACAACTAATATACCAAAACAAGATTATTGAAACGCAATTTATCGTTTAATATTTATGGTTAGGAGTGAGGGAACTATGCCTACGAAAAAAAAAGTTGAACCTCGTTTAAAACTTATCTCTTTAATATTAAAAGACTCGTTGGAAAGGGCAGGGATTGATCTGCCGAACAGTGTAGCCATTTCAACTGCCGGTGAAATAATGCAAGGGGTCGATCTTGGTGACTGCCGGGAAGGCTGTAAAGAAGGCTGTAAAGACGGTTGTAAAGACGGATGTCAAAATTCCTCGAAAACGTCATAATACCATGGCCTGGAATTGCCCTTTTTCAACAACCGTTTCAATATGGTTACATCTGCAAAGTTATTAAGGTTATTGGCAGATTTCCACAATACTGATGAAATATTTTACAATAATTTATCTATGATACTTAGATAAAAAACTTTTTATAAATATACACGAAAAGGAGGAGGTCATGGCAAAAGGGGCCGATCCGAGAATAGAGCCTCTCAGGCTTTCCCTGAAGGAGTCACTCGCAAAACAGGGTATTAAACTGAATGCAGATAAGATTAATGCAGTGATAACTGACGTGTTGGATGTTAATTCACTGTGGGACTGTGGAGGCGGGGGATGTAAGAAATCGTGCAATACCGGGTGTTCAGACGGGTGTAAAGATTCCTCAAAAACAGCGTGAGATAAACCTAATAAACTAAAACGAGAGTTATTGAAAAAGCAGTCTGCCTTTGATATTTACGGTAAGGAAGAGAATTATGTCTCCAAAAAAAACCGATCCCCGTTTAAAAATCATCTCTTTGATCTTAAAAGACTCATTGGAAAGAGCAGGGATTGATCTGCCAGATACTGTATCTGTTTCAACTGCCGATGAAATAATTCAGGAGAGTGATCTATTTGGATGGGGCTGTGGGAGTAGCTGCAAAGAAGGTTGTAAAAAAGCGTGCAAGGATTGGTGCAAGAATAGTCAGAAACAGTAATAAACAGGCTGTCTGATTTTCTCATTATAATCGTTTTAAGAAATTTTTCATGTTGGGGTGAAAAGTATGCTAACAAACATTGGAGCAAAACCTCGAGTAAATACCCCCTGGCGCATTAGGAATGACAAAAAGAATATAATTGTTTACAAATGTGTTACGGATACACTAACCCATAAGGTCTTGACACCCTTAGAGGCTACCCTACTTCCCTTTCTTGATGGCACCTTTACCCTCGATGATATCAAAGAGGCGTGGAACGATGCGCTTGACATCACAGACAAAAAAGAGGATCCCCATTCGAACCTTTTCCAAAGTACGCTAACGGATCTTATTTCACATGCAGGCATAGTTACTTTTGAAGGTGAACCAAGCCCATCCTTTCGTGAAGCAAATCAGCATTTATTCCCTGACTTTTCCTCGTATCAATACCCGATAGAGAGGCTTGCACGGCCCATTTCAGTCAATGTCGCCATTACAAACTTATGCCGGTGCGATTGCATTTACTGTTACGCAGAAAGACGTACCTGTGATGAGGCTGACTTTGAGCAATTAAAGGATCTCTTCTGCGATCTCTCAGAGAATGAAATTTTTATGGTTGACGTCACAGGAGGTGATATTTTTACAAGAACGGATGTGCTTGAGATACTTGCTGAAATGGTAAAACGAGAGTTTGTGTTCTTTCTCTCAACAAAGAGTTTACTTTCT is a window from the Candidatus Jettenia sp. genome containing:
- a CDS encoding radical SAM protein, whose product is MLTNIGAKPRVNTPWRIRNDKKNIIVYKCVTDTLTHKVLTPLEATLLPFLDGTFTLDDIKEAWNDALDITDKKEDPHSNLFQSTLTDLISHAGIVTFEGEPSPSFREANQHLFPDFSSYQYPIERLARPISVNVAITNLCRCDCIYCYAERRTCDEADFEQLKDLFCDLSENEIFMVDVTGGDIFTRTDVLEILAEMVKREFVFFLSTKSLLSQETAFRLKELGIGIPDQPLHLRRDIQVSIDSPNTEVAKMLTRNSRYLDNAIETIKNLIAAGLQPRVKCVLTSYNFDAPEGLVRLFTDLGVTNFQFVQYGRSYYRHDDALFLTQEQKLSMKEAIERLREQYPSVSITAQEDTSISSQKKKSIEDWDRRSICSGGRVSMLIQPNGDVTLCDQIPMQTTI
- a CDS encoding transposase — its product is MLYVFQSKRFEIEVYAYVLMNNHYYLLLKAKKSDISQGMQWFGTTYTRRHNIKHSEKPDVEIPQNGTY